Proteins from a genomic interval of Cupriavidus sp. P-10:
- a CDS encoding type IV secretory system conjugative DNA transfer family protein — translation MNNPYQTAPNRELSQQGITLDPRPIAQKIGDWLKQPRNYAKFQLGAAVASVALSFLWLPITVVMLLTQLWYSWQRFQLPMRMPKHLGGIDPTLEAAEPNKDGTGEVIKRKEADGILHLGNQRSVDQAEHLKELWVTNSDARTHMLLMGTTGSGKTVTLLSICFNALAWGSGFFYSDGKADSSLHAAVWSMCRRTGREDDYLVLNFMTGGADPYKRKKSTEKHSNSMNPWYEGTPDFLSQLSSSLLPKAGGDGAQWQQKAVNMMDAVLRTLCYERAVGNLTLSIGVIREYLALPNLVKLYLKGKKGEIPEYAFLPIKAYLETGLPGFRPDLADKPDKWDQGVYDQHGYLTGQYARTLSMLMDTYGYIFKDKYSEVDMMDVLLNRRILVVMIPTLEKSAQEAANLGKLVVASIRLMMAMNLGHRLEGTYAEIIDTKATNSPAPYIITMDELGYYFAEGIALMFAQARSLGFMMIAAGQDVAAMAKGENKEEVDSMIANTKIKYTLALEDPDKTLEVFKKVAGQAITVETGSYEGSVGNLFPTNFNQALTGSIQRRDRIELQELKALKEMEGILIFKDQVTRARSFTWFHSFKKTKLPFRLNRFLQVDRPQFFELKGKVKPIKATDRRFTTIAHILQKIREGTAKKYPANDDPIVAAVRETWLRIEDANPNEGAVNRGIAYYQAAVAALRAHQPDEQGRYWKASGGEEEQAAEPSAIEQYEGVDFAAEAPAIVPSAPNQEATVRTEPYHNPPLQEKAASNAFAELVREFAESTQRPASVLSSIKEKTVSATVPDDYDTLPEAQAASVQARGAEGGGSPASSASDSTDGGLNEWLAQYQDSPQADGDTPNERAMEREHNLTPAQVDLVNPEPPQRTAHQVETNPVVIGFTQEAADMLVRMEEALGSEQPQEAVKATESEISAQLKWSQPAEDMTIDDIEQLFGSMQANIEKSANKAR, via the coding sequence GTGAACAACCCATACCAGACCGCGCCTAATCGGGAGCTATCCCAGCAGGGGATCACGCTCGACCCTCGCCCCATCGCGCAAAAGATCGGGGATTGGCTCAAGCAGCCACGGAACTATGCAAAATTCCAGCTGGGAGCTGCCGTTGCTTCCGTAGCACTGTCATTTCTGTGGCTTCCGATCACAGTAGTGATGCTGCTTACGCAGCTCTGGTACTCGTGGCAGCGCTTCCAGCTACCGATGCGAATGCCAAAGCATCTCGGCGGTATTGACCCTACGCTGGAAGCGGCGGAGCCGAACAAGGATGGTACCGGGGAGGTGATCAAACGCAAGGAAGCGGACGGCATTCTGCACCTCGGCAATCAGCGTTCCGTCGATCAGGCAGAGCATCTGAAAGAGCTTTGGGTCACGAACTCGGATGCTCGCACGCATATGTTGCTGATGGGCACGACAGGCTCCGGTAAGACTGTCACGCTGCTATCGATCTGCTTCAATGCCCTAGCGTGGGGGTCGGGCTTCTTCTACTCGGACGGCAAGGCTGATTCCAGCCTTCACGCCGCGGTGTGGAGCATGTGCCGCAGAACCGGTCGGGAGGACGATTACCTTGTCCTCAACTTCATGACTGGCGGTGCGGATCCGTATAAGCGCAAGAAATCCACGGAGAAGCATTCGAACAGCATGAACCCGTGGTACGAGGGCACGCCAGATTTCCTGTCGCAGCTCTCGTCGTCGTTGTTGCCAAAGGCGGGCGGGGATGGGGCGCAGTGGCAGCAAAAGGCGGTGAACATGATGGACGCCGTGCTGCGTACGCTATGTTACGAGCGAGCAGTTGGCAATCTCACCCTATCCATCGGCGTCATCCGGGAATACCTGGCGCTTCCGAACTTGGTGAAGCTCTACCTGAAAGGTAAGAAAGGCGAAATTCCGGAGTATGCCTTCCTGCCGATCAAGGCCTACCTTGAGACAGGCCTGCCTGGCTTCCGCCCAGATCTCGCGGACAAGCCAGACAAGTGGGATCAGGGCGTCTATGACCAGCACGGGTACCTGACCGGCCAATACGCGCGCACGCTTTCCATGCTGATGGACACGTATGGCTACATCTTCAAGGACAAATACTCCGAAGTGGACATGATGGATGTCCTGCTTAACCGGCGCATCCTGGTGGTCATGATCCCGACGTTGGAGAAGTCCGCGCAGGAAGCGGCCAATCTTGGCAAGCTGGTGGTCGCAAGTATTCGTCTCATGATGGCGATGAACCTTGGTCACAGACTCGAAGGCACCTACGCAGAGATCATCGACACCAAGGCAACGAACTCTCCGGCCCCGTACATCATCACGATGGACGAACTGGGCTACTACTTTGCCGAGGGCATCGCGCTCATGTTCGCTCAGGCGCGAAGCCTTGGTTTCATGATGATCGCCGCGGGCCAGGACGTGGCGGCTATGGCAAAGGGAGAGAACAAGGAAGAAGTGGATTCGATGATCGCCAACACGAAGATCAAGTACACGTTGGCATTGGAGGATCCAGACAAGACGCTAGAGGTCTTCAAGAAGGTTGCTGGCCAGGCGATCACCGTCGAGACGGGCTCCTATGAGGGGAGTGTTGGAAACCTCTTCCCAACGAACTTCAATCAGGCGCTGACGGGGTCTATCCAGCGCCGAGATCGCATCGAGCTGCAGGAGTTGAAGGCCCTCAAGGAAATGGAGGGCATCTTGATCTTCAAGGACCAGGTGACGCGAGCACGAAGCTTCACCTGGTTCCACTCGTTCAAGAAGACCAAACTGCCTTTCCGTCTGAACCGCTTCCTGCAGGTAGACCGTCCGCAGTTCTTCGAGCTGAAAGGCAAGGTGAAGCCAATCAAGGCAACGGACCGTCGCTTCACAACCATTGCCCATATCCTGCAGAAAATCCGAGAGGGCACCGCAAAGAAGTATCCAGCGAACGATGACCCCATCGTCGCAGCGGTTCGTGAGACGTGGCTAAGGATCGAGGATGCGAATCCGAACGAAGGCGCTGTGAATCGCGGCATTGCCTACTACCAGGCTGCGGTGGCAGCATTGCGCGCGCACCAGCCCGATGAGCAAGGCCGGTACTGGAAGGCAAGCGGTGGCGAGGAAGAGCAGGCTGCTGAGCCCTCTGCCATCGAGCAGTACGAAGGTGTTGATTTCGCGGCTGAAGCACCTGCTATCGTGCCTTCCGCACCGAACCAGGAGGCGACTGTCCGTACGGAGCCGTACCACAATCCTCCGCTGCAGGAGAAAGCCGCGTCGAACGCATTTGCAGAGTTGGTGCGAGAGTTTGCCGAGTCTACACAGCGACCTGCATCGGTGCTTTCGAGCATCAAGGAGAAGACGGTCAGCGCTACTGTGCCGGATGACTATGACACGTTGCCAGAAGCCCAAGCGGCCAGTGTGCAGGCTCGCGGAGCGGAAGGCGGCGGTAGTCCAGCCAGCAGCGCGAGCGACAGTACAGACGGTGGCCTGAACGAATGGCTCGCCCAGTATCAGGACAGCCCGCAGGCTGACGGCGACACGCCCAATGAGCGCGCTATGGAGCGCGAGCACAATCTGACCCCTGCACAGGTCGATCTCGTGAACCCGGAGCCACCGCAGAGAACCGCGCACCAGGTCGAGACCAATCCAGTCGTCATCGGCTTTACGCAGGAGGCGGCGGACATGCTGGTGCGCATGGAAGAGGCACTCGGCAGCGAACAGCCACAGGAGGCGGTGAAGGCCACCGAGAGCGAGATCTCAGCGCAGTTGAAGTGGAGTCAGCCTGCAGAAGACATGACCATCGATGACATTGAGCAACTCTTCGGAAGCATGCAGGCGAACATCGAGAAGTCAGCGAACAAGGCGCGGTGA
- a CDS encoding YcbK family protein gives MPSVLWLRRGKDQARIDFATPEGYRAAAYLLRDVQAGFTGSPHPALLRLLAWEQAWLSAYGYTIPFVVHSGCRVAATNSREGGVQNSRHLPNQMGVFRAVDFSTREILAEYLGRLAYLAGQGGVGFYTQRDFVHNDVDERVRTWRAR, from the coding sequence ATGCCTTCTGTTCTGTGGCTGCGCCGTGGCAAGGACCAAGCGCGCATCGACTTCGCTACGCCTGAAGGATATCGTGCTGCGGCGTACCTACTCCGGGACGTCCAAGCCGGCTTTACTGGTAGCCCGCATCCTGCGCTGCTTAGGCTGCTAGCCTGGGAGCAGGCGTGGCTGTCGGCCTACGGCTACACGATCCCGTTTGTCGTCCACTCCGGATGCCGCGTGGCTGCCACCAATAGCCGCGAAGGTGGGGTTCAGAATTCGCGGCACTTGCCGAATCAGATGGGCGTGTTCCGGGCCGTGGATTTCAGCACCCGCGAGATCCTGGCTGAGTATCTGGGGCGCTTGGCCTATTTGGCGGGGCAGGGCGGGGTTGGCTTTTACACCCAGCGGGACTTCGTGCACAACGACGTCGATGAGCGGGTCAGGACATGGAGGGCTCGATAG
- a CDS encoding bactofilin family protein, whose product MQSNPPILTRFLLSTGLVRKKQIELPIKSLQDEERQQPRTTQGRPAPGGLSEAGMALTVPAIPTKVKIPRVDGTEVVHTLIPASMTVVGEIEIGENVVFQGPVRGNITVTGDHQVILTKTSSVHGSIRGKAVIVSCHVEGDIEAERVILTEGAAVRGDIRYSTLAMAEGARLDGRLTMVIPNVITEQPADPDPVKELGIDLGANARVELNREDSATGGESTSVSELRPAAARLA is encoded by the coding sequence ATGCAAAGCAATCCTCCCATCCTCACGCGCTTCCTCCTTTCCACGGGGCTTGTTCGAAAAAAACAAATCGAGCTGCCAATAAAGTCGCTTCAAGACGAAGAGAGGCAGCAGCCGCGAACGACGCAGGGCAGGCCCGCGCCAGGCGGGCTGTCGGAAGCGGGAATGGCTCTGACAGTGCCGGCCATACCAACCAAGGTGAAGATTCCGCGCGTGGATGGGACAGAGGTGGTTCACACGCTCATTCCTGCATCCATGACAGTTGTCGGGGAGATTGAGATCGGCGAGAACGTCGTGTTCCAAGGGCCGGTTCGCGGAAACATCACTGTGACTGGGGACCATCAGGTCATTCTGACGAAGACGTCCAGCGTCCACGGGAGCATCCGAGGGAAGGCTGTGATCGTCAGCTGCCACGTGGAGGGCGACATTGAGGCCGAGCGAGTGATCCTCACAGAAGGAGCAGCTGTGCGGGGCGACATTCGGTATAGCACTCTGGCCATGGCCGAAGGCGCGAGACTTGATGGGAGGCTGACTATGGTGATCCCCAATGTCATCACGGAGCAGCCAGCCGACCCCGATCCGGTCAAGGAGCTGGGAATAGATCTAGGCGCGAATGCGCGGGTCGAGTTGAACCGAGAAGACAGCGCAACGGGCGGCGAGTCAACGAGCGTTAGCGAACTGCGCCCCGCAGCAGCGCGTTTGGCATGA
- a CDS encoding helicase HerA-like domain-containing protein, protein MRVFLGYDDYKRKHQSTDVPVFWDPASIINPHILVCGKSGTGKSTRLKQMISEAVATAGEEFERYHNLDVHGDLVIEGESRVRFDGETRYGYNPLVLDTDPRTGGVNRQINFLISTINQTSRKLMDRQEATLRNLLTDLYAFYGIHERQPETWVRKEMTEALRDEIWEQRRWGELNLYYPTLRDAIGFAERRLKAMYGGLNGSESGFRAVGALEAMNSAAARKYRALVKQEKAFSTEEKEKAQKDFDAAVTIFRDKVDEYIVSIENGLEFDNLIKYDSKETLKGVIDRLKNFEARGIFNANPPPFDLDAKVWSYDLTSLSEEEKTLFCMVRAQYIARRRKLLGPVAQVREILGADEAHNLFDDDPDSIYNKICLELRKFGMALWVVSQAPSHFPEAVITTVGTKILLGIDSYYWSASCKKLNIEESVLKFIKPWKTMAVYRDSVGSTASKFMQVQLKELEEA, encoded by the coding sequence ATGCGAGTGTTCCTCGGCTACGACGACTACAAACGCAAGCACCAGTCGACGGATGTACCCGTCTTCTGGGATCCTGCGAGCATCATCAATCCCCACATACTTGTGTGCGGGAAGAGCGGTACGGGCAAAAGTACCCGGCTAAAGCAAATGATTTCGGAGGCGGTCGCTACTGCAGGCGAAGAGTTCGAACGGTACCACAACCTCGACGTGCACGGCGACCTGGTCATCGAAGGAGAGTCTCGTGTCAGGTTCGACGGTGAGACCAGATACGGATACAACCCGCTGGTCCTTGATACGGACCCCAGGACAGGCGGCGTAAACCGTCAAATCAACTTCCTGATCTCAACCATCAACCAGACGTCTCGCAAGCTGATGGATCGCCAGGAGGCCACGCTCCGAAACCTTCTGACGGATCTCTACGCCTTCTATGGAATCCATGAACGTCAGCCTGAGACTTGGGTACGCAAAGAGATGACCGAAGCGCTGCGTGACGAGATCTGGGAGCAGCGCCGCTGGGGCGAATTGAACCTCTACTATCCGACGCTGCGTGATGCCATTGGCTTTGCGGAGCGTCGCCTGAAGGCCATGTATGGCGGGTTGAACGGTAGCGAATCCGGCTTCCGCGCCGTGGGCGCGCTGGAGGCTATGAACAGTGCGGCAGCCCGCAAGTACCGGGCCCTGGTGAAGCAGGAGAAGGCCTTTTCCACAGAAGAAAAGGAGAAGGCGCAAAAGGACTTCGACGCGGCGGTCACCATTTTCCGCGACAAGGTAGACGAGTACATCGTATCCATCGAGAACGGACTGGAATTCGACAACCTGATCAAGTACGACAGCAAGGAAACGCTGAAAGGTGTCATCGACCGGCTGAAGAATTTCGAGGCGCGCGGCATCTTCAATGCGAATCCTCCACCATTCGATCTCGACGCAAAAGTTTGGTCGTATGACCTGACGAGTTTGTCGGAAGAAGAAAAGACGCTCTTTTGCATGGTCCGAGCGCAGTACATCGCCCGTCGTAGGAAACTGCTTGGCCCGGTTGCCCAAGTGCGGGAGATCCTCGGCGCGGACGAAGCCCACAACCTCTTCGATGACGACCCCGACAGCATCTACAATAAGATTTGTCTTGAGCTTCGGAAGTTCGGAATGGCGCTATGGGTGGTGTCACAAGCGCCGTCCCATTTCCCGGAGGCGGTAATCACGACAGTGGGCACCAAGATCCTGCTGGGCATCGACAGCTACTACTGGAGCGCATCGTGCAAGAAGCTCAACATCGAAGAGAGCGTGTTGAAGTTCATCAAACCGTGGAAAACGATGGCGGTGTACAGGGACTCGGTGGGCTCCACGGCATCGAAGTTCATGCAGGTTCAACTCAAGGAGTTGGAAGAAGCCTAG
- a CDS encoding HU family DNA-binding protein: MTKTELIDAIAAGVDGLTKTKAEQALNVTLNTIMDSVAKGDTLNLIGFGSFSKGERSERMARNPQTGEEIKVEAAKTVKFKAGQKFKDAVNN, from the coding sequence ATGACGAAAACCGAATTGATCGACGCCATCGCGGCTGGCGTGGACGGCCTGACGAAGACCAAAGCGGAACAGGCGCTGAACGTTACCCTCAACACCATCATGGATTCGGTGGCCAAGGGTGACACCCTTAACTTGATCGGCTTTGGCAGTTTCAGCAAAGGCGAACGTTCGGAGCGTATGGCGCGCAATCCTCAGACTGGCGAAGAAATCAAGGTCGAAGCAGCCAAGACCGTGAAGTTCAAGGCGGGCCAGAAGTTCAAGGATGCCGTCAACAACTAA
- a CDS encoding DNA topoisomerase, which translates to MTYTVGQRLTGGRARLRAAETTPPRRYNDGTLISAMTNIHRFVTNEADRRILRDTRGIGTERTRDAIIETLKARGYLKAVKGELHPTDAGIELIEKLPPELRDPVTTAKWEMALGLIAEGKMPAASFDDMIRKMCCALVDGMKGVKFDLSKMGAQQDADAKPRSEVDQSLPGHGAACPKCGKGTMTGRRLASGKKLVSCSAYPACKHTTWID; encoded by the coding sequence ATGACATACACGGTAGGGCAGCGGCTTACAGGAGGCCGCGCCCGTCTGCGCGCAGCCGAGACGACGCCTCCGCGGCGATACAACGACGGCACGTTGATCTCGGCAATGACCAACATTCACCGCTTCGTTACAAACGAGGCGGATCGCCGCATTCTGCGGGACACCAGAGGGATCGGTACCGAGCGGACCCGCGACGCGATCATCGAAACATTGAAGGCACGCGGCTACCTCAAAGCCGTGAAGGGCGAGTTGCATCCGACAGACGCAGGCATCGAGTTGATCGAGAAGCTGCCACCGGAACTCAGGGACCCCGTCACTACAGCGAAGTGGGAGATGGCGCTCGGGCTCATTGCAGAAGGCAAGATGCCCGCCGCGAGCTTTGACGACATGATCCGCAAAATGTGTTGCGCACTGGTCGATGGCATGAAGGGCGTCAAGTTCGATCTCTCAAAGATGGGCGCACAACAAGACGCGGATGCAAAGCCCCGCTCGGAGGTCGATCAATCCTTGCCCGGGCATGGTGCTGCCTGTCCGAAGTGCGGCAAGGGAACGATGACGGGCCGACGCCTGGCCTCCGGGAAGAAGCTGGTGAGCTGCTCCGCCTACCCGGCATGCAAACACACTACATGGATCGACTGA